In Mytilus edulis chromosome 13, xbMytEdul2.2, whole genome shotgun sequence, a single window of DNA contains:
- the LOC139502170 gene encoding orexin receptor type 2-like isoform X1, with product MTDAEEDKRAVNIAIGLMSVCSLVGVIGNALVLYVFSSFKQKLTSTIFILTLATTDFLTCLVTIPFTIAVEALNMRLEYDLVCKMYFFLMTTTVPFSAFVMVAIAVDRYLCICHPFKHVMTIKRAEYIVAFLCVFAVVLGVLCSLNYEMVDNSPQMNSSSINKTTVMPFDVSTDVMMNTTSKDNATVQIMLRPDFVCLPVQSYDDHDSFFYIYQKIYSSFFAVCCLIVMVLYAMIYRSVLARRRQRLKVVTNQCCGFWNALPNEVEQTEFSTLNTLNNETSFGKSEVEKNNKAVQKNGNDTSISDKDVIIKPGGLSRAKLEKMRMANIKTAFMLSIVTLVFIIAFLPSWLVALRVFDMNPVVFYLFFIYHNANPVIYAFMNNAFKTKLKELFSCKRR from the coding sequence ATGACAGATGCAGAAGAAGATAAGCGCGCTGTAAACATTGCAATAGGTCTCATGAGCGTGTGTTCCTTAGTAGGCGTAATTGGTAATGCCCTAGTACTCTATGTATTTTCAAGCTTCAAGCAGAAACTGACATCAACCATATTCATATTAACACTAGCCACAACAGATTTTTTAACATGTCTTGTAACAATACCTTTCACAATAGCCGTGGAAGCCCTCAATATGAGATTGGAGTATGATCTTGtatgcaaaatgtattttttcctAATGACTACCACTGTTCCGTTTTCTGCTTTTGTCATGGTGGCTATTGCGGTTGATCGTTATTTGTGCATCTGCCATCCATTCAAACATGTCATGACAATCAAGCGAGCAGAATATATTGTTGCGTTTCTTTGTGTGTTTGCCGTTGTTTTGGGAGTTTTGTGTTCTTTAAATTATGAAATGGTTGATAACTCTCCGCAGATGAATTCAAGCTCTATCAATAAAACAACGGTGATGCCATTTGATGTGTCGACAGATGTAATGATGAACACAACTTCCAAAGATAATGCTACCGTTCAAATTATGTTAAGACCCGATTTTGTGTGTTTACCAGTTCAAAGTTACGATGATCACGACTCCTTCTTTTACATATACCAAAAGATATACTCTTCGTTTTTTGCTGTCTGTTGTCTCATAGTGATGGTTCTGTACGCCATGATATACCGATCTGTTCTCGCGAGACGTAGACAAAGATTAAAAGTTGTAACCAATCAATGTTGTGGATTCTGGAATGCCTTGCCAAATGAAGTAGAACAAACAGAATTTTCAACCCTTAATACTCTTAACAATGAAACGTCATTTGGAAAGTCGgaggtagagaaaaataacaaagcCGTTCAGAAAAATGGAAATGATACTTCGATAAGTGATAAAGATGTCATCATAAAACCGGGTGGACTTTCACGAGCCAAACTTGAGAAAATGAGAATGGCTAATATAAAAACTGCTTTCATGCTATCAATAGTCACATTAGTATTCATTATTGCGTTCTTGCCCTCTTGGCTGGTTGCGTTGAGAGTTTTCGACATGAATCCGGtggttttctatttattttttatttaccataacGCAAATCCTGTCATTTATGCCTTCATGAACAATGCCTTCAAAACGAAATTAAAAGAACTATTCAGCTGTAAAAGGAGATAG